A window from Methylococcus mesophilus encodes these proteins:
- the zigA gene encoding zinc metallochaperone GTPase ZigA, translating to MNENSQIDGRSKLPVTVLSGFLGAGKTTLLNYILANRENRKVAVIVNDMSEVNVDAALIRSEVQLNRAEEKLVEMSNGCICCTLREDLLIEVGRMAREGRFDYLVIESTGIAEPLPVAETFTFRDEDGASLSDVARLDTLVTVVDAVNFMPNYMEALSLKESGESLGEDDERNVADLLVDQIEFSNVILISKTDLIGRDELANLTGILHSLNPTAEILPMVMGQVALDKVLNTRRFDFAQAEMAPGWLKELRGEHTPETEEYGIASFVYQARRPFHPQRFFDYLYGENWSSGIFLRSKGFFWLASRPEWAGSWSQAGGIMHHGCAGRWWAAVPRRDWPEGLESHIAEDWLEPYGDCRQELVFIGQNVDSGQVCSSLDACLLTDEELAGGLGRWRSYPDPFPSWLPGDAA from the coding sequence ATGAATGAGAATTCGCAAATTGACGGGCGGAGCAAGCTCCCGGTTACGGTGCTGTCCGGTTTTCTTGGCGCCGGGAAGACGACGCTGCTCAACTACATACTCGCCAACCGGGAAAACCGCAAGGTGGCGGTCATCGTCAACGACATGAGCGAGGTCAACGTCGACGCTGCCCTGATCCGTAGCGAAGTCCAGCTCAACCGGGCAGAGGAAAAACTGGTTGAGATGAGCAATGGCTGCATTTGCTGCACCCTGCGCGAAGATCTGTTGATCGAAGTGGGGCGCATGGCGCGTGAGGGGCGTTTCGATTACCTGGTTATAGAGTCCACCGGCATCGCCGAACCTCTGCCCGTCGCGGAAACCTTCACTTTCCGCGATGAAGACGGCGCCAGCCTGTCCGACGTTGCCCGTCTGGACACTCTGGTGACAGTGGTGGATGCCGTCAACTTCATGCCCAACTATATGGAAGCTCTCAGCTTGAAGGAGAGCGGCGAGTCCCTGGGCGAGGACGACGAGCGCAACGTCGCCGATCTCCTCGTCGACCAGATCGAGTTCAGCAATGTGATTCTGATCAGCAAGACCGATCTCATCGGGCGCGACGAACTGGCCAACCTCACAGGAATCCTGCACAGCCTCAATCCCACAGCCGAGATTCTGCCCATGGTGATGGGGCAGGTGGCGCTGGACAAGGTCTTGAATACCCGCCGGTTCGATTTTGCGCAAGCCGAAATGGCGCCCGGCTGGCTCAAGGAACTGCGGGGCGAGCACACACCGGAGACCGAGGAGTATGGGATTGCCAGCTTCGTTTACCAGGCCCGCCGTCCATTTCACCCTCAGCGCTTTTTCGATTATCTGTACGGCGAGAACTGGAGCAGCGGTATTTTCCTCCGCTCCAAGGGATTCTTTTGGCTCGCTTCGCGTCCTGAGTGGGCGGGCTCCTGGTCGCAGGCCGGCGGCATCATGCACCACGGTTGTGCCGGGCGCTGGTGGGCCGCGGTACCGCGCCGCGACTGGCCGGAAGGACTGGAATCGCATATCGCCGAGGACTGGCTGGAGCCCTACGGCGACTGCCGGCAGGAACTGGTCTTCATCGGGCAGAACGTGGATTCAGGCCAGGTCTGTAGCAGCCTTGACGCCTGCCTGCTGACGGATGAAGAACTGGCCGGAGGTCTTGGACGTTGGCGCAGCTATCCCGATCCTTTTCCCTCCTGGCTGCCGGGGGATGCGGCATGA
- a CDS encoding DUF1826 domain-containing protein, translating to MTALASLSYTADGPHAVLSDDFADLACIYQPDVNLCLIRREPEPAIERFVGELLKRGDAIESSQALSFEHFDFSSLLPRYRELEGHDSWWRDVARLTAAFCDLFETGSVGLRLRTLNQAMCPRFHVDFVPCRLVCTYGGLGTEWLADDEVDRSKLGLAGSKGLADEDSGLILGGVRAMPAHAVALMKGATWAGRDYPGVVHRSPRPTSEHPRRLLLTLDLVL from the coding sequence ATGACGGCGCTTGCCTCCTTGTCCTATACCGCGGACGGTCCACACGCTGTGCTTTCGGACGATTTCGCTGATCTGGCGTGCATCTACCAGCCGGACGTCAATCTCTGCCTGATCCGGCGCGAGCCCGAGCCGGCGATCGAGCGCTTCGTGGGCGAACTGCTGAAGCGCGGGGACGCAATCGAATCGTCGCAGGCGTTGTCCTTCGAGCATTTCGATTTTTCCTCGCTGCTGCCCCGGTACCGGGAGCTGGAGGGCCACGATTCATGGTGGCGGGACGTCGCCCGGCTCACCGCGGCCTTCTGCGACCTGTTCGAAACCGGCTCGGTTGGGCTGCGTCTGCGCACGCTGAACCAGGCCATGTGTCCGCGCTTCCATGTTGATTTCGTACCCTGCCGGCTGGTGTGCACCTACGGTGGGTTGGGGACCGAGTGGCTGGCGGACGACGAGGTCGACCGCAGCAAGCTGGGGCTGGCCGGTTCGAAAGGCTTGGCCGACGAGGATTCCGGGCTGATTCTCGGCGGCGTGCGCGCCATGCCCGCCCATGCCGTCGCCCTGATGAAGGGCGCCACCTGGGCGGGGAGGGACTATCCCGGCGTCGTGCATCGCTCCCCCAGGCCAACGTCCGAACATCCGCGCCGTCTGCTGTTGACCCTGGACCTAGTCCTATAG
- a CDS encoding formylmethanofuran dehydrogenase subunit A, producing MLIKLAGASVYDPVQGWAGEIRDLYLRDGCVAADPGPDATVDEVHDLSGHILMAGAIDIHSHIAGGNVNTARVLLPEQHRNSMARWLNPPELTPSMGFVPSGLALRSQLAPAGFVSTAKWSSADIGHRYARMGYTTVVEPAVLPANALDAHLQMADIPIVDTAGLAILGSDDFLLGLLRDKASQAQVNDYVAWTLRATRCLGLKVINAGGAAAFKWNVRQFDLDDVVPYYGVSSRQILQTLQRAVCELGIPHPVHVHCNNLGVPGNVETAVATMEAAQGLPMHLAHVQFYGYGKEGAKGFSSGAARLMEAFHRHPNITMDVGQVLFGQTVTVSGDVIAQYSRRGDASPSKWVVWEAECDGAGGVVPYRYRERSFVNTLQWAVGLEIFLLAEDPWRLFFTTDHPNGAPFTAYPELIRLLMDADYRASVMARLDQEALALTLLPHLRREFSLHDVAVMTRAAAARLLGLEDRGHLCSGAIADVAVYRPQADKRAMFADAAWVWKGGRLVVREGAVVDRPAGSALTIEPCYDRRIERDVKAYFDRFYSLSLDHFTVGGVAFEREDAERFRSIRAA from the coding sequence GTGCTGATCAAGCTTGCAGGCGCGTCCGTCTACGACCCGGTGCAGGGTTGGGCGGGGGAGATCCGCGATCTGTACCTCCGGGATGGGTGCGTCGCCGCCGACCCGGGGCCCGATGCCACAGTCGATGAGGTGCACGACCTTTCGGGCCATATCCTCATGGCCGGAGCGATCGACATCCACAGCCATATTGCCGGCGGCAATGTGAACACGGCGAGGGTGCTTCTGCCGGAGCAGCATCGGAACTCGATGGCGCGGTGGCTGAACCCTCCGGAGCTCACGCCGTCCATGGGATTCGTCCCTTCGGGGCTTGCTTTGCGGTCCCAGTTGGCTCCCGCCGGATTTGTCAGTACGGCCAAATGGTCGAGCGCCGACATCGGCCACCGTTACGCCCGGATGGGGTATACCACCGTGGTCGAGCCGGCGGTGCTGCCGGCCAACGCCCTGGACGCCCATCTGCAGATGGCCGACATTCCCATCGTCGACACGGCGGGCCTGGCCATCCTGGGCAGCGACGATTTTCTGCTGGGATTGCTGCGCGACAAGGCCAGCCAGGCGCAGGTCAACGACTACGTGGCATGGACGCTGCGTGCCACCCGCTGCCTGGGACTCAAGGTGATCAATGCCGGCGGGGCCGCGGCCTTCAAATGGAACGTGCGCCAGTTCGATCTGGACGATGTGGTGCCGTATTACGGTGTCAGCTCCCGCCAAATCCTGCAAACGCTGCAGCGGGCCGTGTGCGAGCTGGGCATCCCGCATCCCGTGCACGTCCACTGCAACAATCTGGGTGTGCCGGGCAACGTGGAAACCGCTGTCGCTACCATGGAGGCTGCGCAGGGCTTGCCCATGCATCTGGCGCACGTCCAGTTCTACGGTTACGGCAAGGAGGGCGCCAAGGGTTTTTCCTCGGGCGCGGCGCGTCTGATGGAGGCTTTCCACCGCCACCCCAACATCACCATGGATGTGGGTCAGGTGCTGTTCGGGCAGACGGTGACCGTTTCTGGCGACGTGATCGCGCAGTACAGCCGCCGCGGCGACGCCAGCCCCAGCAAATGGGTGGTGTGGGAGGCCGAGTGCGACGGCGCCGGCGGGGTGGTGCCTTACCGGTACCGGGAGCGGAGTTTCGTCAACACCCTGCAGTGGGCCGTCGGTCTCGAGATTTTCCTGCTGGCGGAAGACCCCTGGCGGCTGTTTTTCACCACCGATCATCCTAACGGCGCGCCTTTCACCGCCTATCCGGAACTGATCCGCTTGCTGATGGACGCCGACTACCGTGCATCAGTCATGGCCCGGCTCGATCAGGAGGCGCTGGCCTTGACGCTTTTGCCGCACCTGCGCCGGGAGTTTTCCCTCCATGACGTTGCGGTCATGACACGGGCGGCGGCGGCGCGTCTTCTGGGTTTGGAAGACCGTGGCCACCTGTGTTCCGGCGCCATTGCCGATGTCGCGGTCTACCGGCCCCAGGCGGACAAGCGGGCGATGTTCGCCGATGCGGCGTGGGTATGGAAAGGTGGAAGACTCGTGGTTCGCGAGGGCGCCGTGGTCGATCGCCCAGCGGGTTCGGCGCTGACTATCGAGCCTTGCTACGACAGGCGCATCGAGCGCGACGTCAAAGCCTATTTCGATCGCTTCTACAGCCTGTCGCTGGACCATTTCACCGTGGGCGGCGTGGCTTTCGAACGCGAAGATGCCGAGCGTTTCCGCTCGATTCGGGCGGCATGA